From Saccharothrix espanaensis DSM 44229, the proteins below share one genomic window:
- a CDS encoding Ig-like domain-containing protein yields the protein MRSLVVVVALLLTGIPAHANAAFSLKVNFSDQATTPPAGYVRDFGEAYGTRAGGHTYGWVAVGTTTPLSLVGNGRNRGTPDVRLGTFVHAQLPAGSAGVPTPGSWELAVPNGVYSVTVAVGDAGTATDSTHYVDVEDQSGVAAFKPTASVKHASATRVVTVADGRLTLSPRAGSNSKFDYVDVAEVVGAAARPSVRTVTPANLATGVPPTSSVVADLRLPAGAVDPRSLTAGSVRLTKVDGGTAVPANVITSGGGDVVNLSPTAPLAPQTLYRFDVTDAVLDVAGNRFQPWSSVFTTGTGGGTGAIAFDKVVGVATGAQFTSVAVGPDGRLYAATFTGQIHRFPVNADGTLGTATVINTVRAHATSAGLPGAPNRTVIGLAFDPTSTQPVLWVTDNFGGVADAPDWSGKIARLSGPDLGTYTEVVTDLPRSIKDHESNSLAFGPDGDLYLSQGSMNAMGAADTTWGNRSEHLLSAAVLRLHPARLPATLPVNVRTEAGGSYNPYAATAPLTIHATGVRNAYDLVWHRNGHLYVPTNGSAAGGNAPATPTPLPASCSPRRDGPYTGPAVPAITNNPNAETDYVFDVKAGRYYGHPAPIRCEWVLAGGNPTSGTDPFQAAAYPVGTRPDRNFDLAGTYDAGLHASANGAIEYRGGAFGGRLDGKLLVVRYSSGQDIQTFDVAPGGALSNRTTGITGLTGFNQPLDVTQHPGSGHLYVTELGAGRITLLRARS from the coding sequence ATGCGCTCGCTGGTGGTCGTCGTCGCCCTGTTGCTGACCGGGATTCCGGCCCACGCGAACGCGGCGTTCAGCCTGAAGGTGAACTTCTCGGACCAGGCGACGACACCCCCGGCGGGGTACGTGCGCGATTTCGGCGAGGCGTACGGCACCCGGGCCGGCGGCCACACCTACGGTTGGGTGGCGGTGGGCACGACCACCCCGCTCAGCCTGGTGGGCAACGGGCGCAACCGAGGCACGCCGGACGTGCGGCTGGGCACGTTCGTGCACGCCCAGCTCCCGGCGGGCTCGGCGGGCGTGCCGACCCCGGGCAGCTGGGAGTTGGCCGTCCCCAACGGGGTCTACTCGGTGACGGTCGCGGTCGGCGACGCCGGGACGGCCACCGACAGCACGCACTACGTCGACGTCGAGGACCAGAGCGGGGTCGCGGCGTTCAAGCCGACCGCGTCGGTCAAGCACGCGTCCGCGACGCGGGTGGTCACCGTCGCCGACGGCCGGCTCACGCTCAGCCCGCGCGCCGGGAGCAACAGCAAGTTCGACTACGTGGACGTCGCCGAGGTCGTGGGCGCGGCGGCCCGGCCCTCGGTGCGCACGGTCACGCCCGCGAACCTGGCCACCGGCGTGCCGCCGACCTCCAGCGTGGTGGCCGACCTCCGGCTGCCGGCGGGCGCGGTGGACCCGCGTTCGCTCACCGCCGGCTCGGTGCGGCTGACCAAGGTCGACGGCGGCACGGCGGTGCCCGCCAACGTGATCACCAGCGGCGGCGGCGACGTCGTCAACCTCTCCCCCACCGCGCCGCTCGCGCCGCAGACCCTGTACCGCTTCGACGTGACCGACGCCGTGCTGGACGTGGCGGGCAACCGGTTCCAGCCGTGGTCGTCGGTGTTCACCACCGGGACCGGCGGCGGCACCGGCGCGATCGCGTTCGACAAGGTGGTCGGGGTGGCCACCGGCGCGCAGTTCACCAGCGTCGCGGTCGGGCCGGACGGCCGGCTGTACGCGGCGACGTTCACCGGCCAGATCCACCGGTTCCCGGTCAACGCCGACGGCACGCTGGGCACCGCGACGGTCATCAACACCGTCCGGGCGCACGCCACGTCCGCCGGGCTGCCCGGCGCGCCCAACCGGACCGTGATCGGGCTGGCGTTCGACCCGACCTCGACGCAGCCGGTGCTGTGGGTCACCGACAACTTCGGCGGCGTGGCCGACGCGCCGGACTGGTCGGGCAAGATCGCCCGGCTCAGCGGACCGGACCTGGGCACCTACACCGAGGTCGTCACCGACCTGCCGCGCTCGATCAAGGACCACGAGTCGAACTCGCTGGCGTTCGGCCCGGACGGCGACCTGTACCTGTCGCAGGGGTCGATGAACGCCATGGGCGCGGCCGACACGACGTGGGGCAACCGGTCCGAGCACCTGCTCAGCGCGGCGGTGCTGCGGCTGCACCCGGCCCGCCTGCCCGCGACGCTGCCGGTCAACGTCCGCACCGAGGCCGGCGGCAGCTACAACCCGTACGCCGCGACGGCCCCGCTCACCATCCACGCGACCGGCGTGCGCAACGCCTACGACCTGGTGTGGCACCGCAACGGGCACCTGTACGTGCCGACGAACGGGTCCGCCGCCGGCGGGAACGCCCCGGCGACCCCGACGCCGCTGCCCGCGTCGTGCTCACCCCGCCGGGACGGCCCGTACACCGGGCCCGCGGTCCCCGCGATCACCAACAACCCGAACGCCGAGACCGACTACGTGTTCGACGTGAAGGCGGGCCGCTACTACGGCCACCCCGCGCCGATCCGCTGCGAGTGGGTGCTCGCGGGCGGCAACCCGACCTCGGGCACCGACCCGTTCCAGGCCGCCGCCTACCCGGTCGGCACGCGGCCGGACCGCAACTTCGACCTGGCCGGCACCTACGACGCCGGCCTGCACGCCTCGGCCAACGGGGCGATCGAGTACCGGGGTGGCGCGTTCGGCGGCCGGCTGGACGGCAAGCTGCTGGTGGTGCGCTACTCGTCGGGGCAGGACATCCAGACCTTCGACGTGGCACCGGGCGGCGCGCTGTCCAACCGGACCACCGGGATCACCGGCCTGACCGGCTTCAACCAGCCGCTGGACGTGACCCAGCACCCCGGCAGCGGGCACCTGTACGTGACCGAGCTGGGGGCGGGCCGGATCACCCTGCTGCGCGCCCGGTCCTGA
- a CDS encoding ATP-grasp domain-containing protein: MLLLVPGDVLRPRRPDDHFAEEAAAARAAGIEVAVVDHDALGRPGGAERAVSRVPPGADAVYRGWMLRGEHYETFATALARRDVTLRTTPEQYRRAHELPNWYAALSAHTPASTWTTGTDRDAFDHARRELGPGPAVLRDYTKSMKHHWHEAAFIPELGDRDAAWAVAGRFRELRDDDLAGGFVLRRFEDFASAEVRTWWVDGVCRSAGPHPDTPHDLPPAPDLAPLTPLIAALALPFATADLVRRADGTWRVVELGDGQVSDRPSTITPEAMITMLANGSR, translated from the coding sequence ATGCTGCTGCTCGTGCCCGGCGACGTCCTGCGCCCCCGCCGTCCCGACGACCACTTCGCCGAGGAGGCCGCGGCCGCGCGGGCGGCCGGGATCGAGGTCGCGGTGGTCGACCACGACGCCCTGGGCAGGCCGGGCGGGGCCGAGCGGGCCGTCAGCAGGGTTCCGCCGGGAGCCGACGCGGTCTACCGCGGCTGGATGCTGCGTGGTGAGCACTACGAAACCTTCGCCACGGCGTTGGCCCGGCGGGACGTCACCCTGCGCACGACGCCCGAGCAGTACCGGCGGGCGCACGAACTGCCGAACTGGTACGCCGCGCTGTCGGCCCACACCCCCGCGTCGACGTGGACCACCGGCACCGACCGCGACGCCTTCGACCACGCCCGCCGGGAGCTGGGCCCCGGTCCCGCCGTGCTGCGCGACTACACCAAGTCGATGAAGCACCACTGGCACGAGGCCGCGTTCATCCCCGAACTCGGCGACCGGGACGCGGCCTGGGCCGTCGCCGGCCGGTTCCGCGAGCTGCGCGACGACGACCTGGCAGGCGGCTTCGTCCTGCGCCGCTTCGAGGACTTCGCCTCCGCCGAGGTGCGCACCTGGTGGGTCGACGGCGTCTGCCGGTCGGCCGGCCCGCACCCCGACACCCCGCACGACCTGCCGCCCGCCCCCGACCTAGCCCCGCTCACGCCGCTGATCGCGGCCCTGGCCCTGCCGTTCGCGACGGCCGACCTCGTGCGGCGCGCCGACGGCACGTGGCGGGTGGTCGAGCTCGGCGACGGCCAGGTCAGCGACCGCCCCTCGACCATCACGCCGGAGGCGATGATCACCATGCTCGCCAACGGTTCCCGCTGA
- a CDS encoding DJ-1/PfpI family protein, producing MRGRRQVLRAAVAGAVAAGATAVTAGTGTAGAAAGSGAGERGGRARRRIGILLYDRMTLLDAVGPAEVLSRLPDTSVSLIGRRRGEVRGDTGHGALVADLRTEDVDRLDVLLVPGGSGAGATAVVRHEPTMRWIRHIDARTTWTTSVCTGSLILAHAGLLRGREATTYWSAKDLLAPHGAVYVPRRWVRSGKYVTAAGVSAGIDMGLWLTAALTDDTTAQAVQLALEYDPQPPFDTGSPDKAGPELQRLALELVARSQR from the coding sequence ATGCGTGGACGCAGGCAGGTCTTGCGGGCAGCGGTCGCCGGAGCGGTCGCGGCGGGCGCGACAGCCGTCACGGCGGGCACGGGAACAGCGGGAGCGGCGGCGGGGTCCGGCGCGGGCGAGCGGGGAGGGCGCGCACGACGGCGGATCGGCATCCTGCTCTACGACCGGATGACGCTGCTGGACGCGGTCGGGCCCGCCGAAGTGCTGTCCCGCCTGCCGGACACGTCGGTCAGCCTGATCGGGCGGCGGCGCGGTGAGGTGCGCGGCGACACCGGGCACGGGGCGCTGGTCGCCGACCTGCGGACCGAGGACGTGGACCGGCTGGACGTGCTGCTGGTGCCCGGCGGCAGCGGCGCGGGCGCGACGGCCGTGGTCCGGCACGAGCCGACCATGCGGTGGATCCGGCACATCGACGCCCGCACCACGTGGACGACCTCGGTGTGCACGGGGTCGTTGATCCTGGCGCACGCCGGGCTGCTGCGCGGGCGCGAGGCCACCACGTACTGGTCCGCCAAGGACCTGCTCGCCCCGCACGGGGCCGTCTACGTGCCCCGGCGCTGGGTCCGGTCGGGCAAGTACGTGACCGCCGCCGGCGTGTCGGCGGGCATCGACATGGGGTTGTGGCTGACCGCCGCGCTGACCGACGACACCACGGCCCAGGCCGTGCAGCTCGCCCTGGAGTACGACCCGCAGCCGCCGTTCGACACCGGCAGCCCGGACAAGGCCGGCCCGGAGCTCCAGCGGCTGGCGCTGGAGCTGGTGGCCCGGTCCCAGCGGTAG
- a CDS encoding DUF4082 domain-containing protein, with protein sequence MSSPGAARHRSRAVVARVAALLVLTAAVVAPPVVFAPVAVAAPCDPPVANKVLCENLEEGALDWQVPSRDDSILGYTTDISATPGGQVQFKMLTSAPSYTIDIFRLGYYDNRGARYVDTVRRSTPQSQPPCLRDGPTALNDCGSWAVSVTWNVPADAVSGIYYARATRDDDGLQNEIVFVVRDDTSHSKILFQTSDSTWVAYNRYRGNSLYFGDGPGQGGQAYKVSYNRPYTGGDGDENFIFNAEFPMLKFLERNGYDLSYTTDVDSARRGQLIKNHKVFMAVGHDEYWSNEQRANVEAARDAGVHLAFLTGNEIFWKTRWEKSIDPSQTDWRTLASFKETKGTQNDHLPDWTGTWRDPRHPEQDGGRPENALLGNIFSVNGRRDDSLQVPAAYGRMRLWRNTDLQHLASDATHTFQPGTLGYEWNTVPDNGEQPAGVAQLSRTTVTMDDGPYILQNHGDLYAPGTETHALTYYKHPSGSLVFGAGTVQWAWGLDDEHAFLTNTPTSDIRMQQATVNFLADMGVQAGSLMQGLTQTGGITDTAAPVVTYTTVPTVSTVSTQYTFKGQVTDAAGQVAGVEVSTDGGVRWHPAGWQAGQTQWSYSYTPAASGPAQIRVRAVDDSLNLSTPVSASPGVGARTCPCGIFADHESPKTPDSADGSALELGVKWRAGTDGYVRGVRFYKGPNNTGTHTGTLWGPDKRQLATGTFVNETPSGWQTLLFPVPVAVTGGTTYVVSYLSPTGHFSVDTEYFSRTSKYLEPLTGLQTGVDGKNGVFRGGAGYPEASSQDSNYWVDVVWAPDPGPDTRAPELTGTTPQSSAASVSLTPTLTATYDEAVDPSSLQFTLTGPGGASIAGTSSVTPNGLAARFTPTDPLTPGTGYTASVRVRDAAGNQTAVHPWPFTTGALRPAACPCTVWDDFIDPDVLSAPENTPVELGTKVRFNGKGEVLGVRFYKGPGNGGTHTGSLWSSTGLLLATGTFTGETASGWQTLTFSSPVIVQANTTYVVSYFAPQGHYSATPAYFATGRSYNALRALAGGVDGPNGVYRYNSTGFPTSSHNSTNYWVDVIYKNGLNGDTTPPTLTTRTPPENATDVGLGSPLSLGFSEAMDPASTQIWLTDPGRAKLDGTVALSGDQKTVTWTPIGALKPNTKYKAHVLVADVNGNAMTDTASWTFTTTSTPSCPCSLFSTATVPEVTAAQDNGLYELGVRFTPTRSGKITGVKFYKGVENTGTHTGTLWTRNGTPLATGTFTGETVSGWQTLTFAQPVVVAPGLTYVASYTAPSGRYAIDAGYFQTTGVDAPPLRASQTGYDNPNGVFMVGGGFPTLSHQGNNYWVDVDYVPGSDTTPPAHTGHTPLSDAVSVGLTSHVTASFDEPIDLTNTTFAVTDPGGATIRGELSRSVDQQTVVWTPNTAPLAGSTRYTVTVVAADAGGNVMVSPSTWSFTTAAAAGCPCSLFSAATVPTVPSTPETAAYELGVRFTPSVNGFVTGVKFYKGNDNTGEHHGSVWSVDGTLLTTGTFTGESSSGWQTLTFTTPLAVTAGTTYIASYLAPNGHYSVNEGYFAGRSVTSPPLTAPATVEGALNGLYRVGAGFPNTSHQGNHYWVDVVFTTG encoded by the coding sequence ATGTCATCACCGGGCGCCGCCCGCCACAGATCCCGCGCGGTGGTGGCGAGGGTGGCAGCACTCCTCGTCCTCACCGCCGCCGTCGTCGCCCCACCTGTCGTGTTCGCCCCCGTCGCGGTCGCCGCGCCGTGCGATCCGCCGGTGGCGAACAAGGTCCTCTGCGAGAACCTCGAAGAAGGGGCCCTGGACTGGCAGGTCCCCTCCCGGGACGACTCGATCCTCGGCTACACGACCGACATCAGCGCCACGCCGGGTGGCCAGGTGCAGTTCAAGATGCTCACCAGCGCCCCGTCGTACACGATCGACATCTTCCGCCTCGGGTACTACGACAACCGGGGCGCCCGCTACGTCGACACCGTGCGGCGGAGCACTCCGCAGAGCCAGCCGCCGTGCCTGCGGGACGGTCCCACCGCGCTCAACGACTGCGGCAGCTGGGCGGTCTCGGTCACCTGGAACGTGCCGGCCGACGCGGTCTCGGGCATCTACTACGCCCGCGCGACCCGTGACGACGACGGTCTCCAGAACGAGATCGTGTTCGTCGTGCGCGACGACACCAGCCACTCCAAGATCCTGTTCCAGACCTCGGACTCCACCTGGGTGGCCTACAACCGGTACCGGGGCAACTCGCTGTACTTCGGTGACGGCCCCGGCCAGGGCGGCCAGGCGTACAAGGTGAGCTACAACCGCCCGTACACCGGCGGTGACGGCGACGAGAACTTCATCTTCAACGCCGAGTTCCCGATGCTCAAGTTCCTGGAGCGCAACGGCTACGACCTGAGCTACACCACCGACGTGGACAGCGCGCGCCGCGGGCAGCTGATCAAGAACCACAAGGTGTTCATGGCCGTCGGGCACGACGAGTACTGGTCCAACGAGCAGCGCGCGAACGTCGAGGCCGCGCGGGACGCCGGGGTGCACCTCGCGTTCCTGACCGGCAACGAGATCTTCTGGAAGACCCGCTGGGAGAAGAGCATCGACCCCTCCCAGACCGACTGGCGGACCCTCGCGTCGTTCAAGGAGACCAAGGGCACCCAGAACGACCACCTGCCCGACTGGACGGGCACGTGGCGCGACCCGCGCCACCCCGAGCAGGACGGCGGGCGCCCGGAGAACGCCCTGCTGGGCAACATCTTCTCGGTCAACGGCCGGCGCGACGACTCGCTCCAGGTCCCGGCCGCCTACGGCAGGATGCGCCTGTGGCGCAACACCGACCTCCAGCACCTGGCGTCGGACGCCACCCACACGTTCCAGCCCGGAACCCTGGGCTACGAGTGGAACACGGTCCCGGACAACGGCGAGCAACCAGCCGGTGTCGCGCAACTCTCGCGCACGACGGTGACCATGGACGACGGGCCGTACATCCTCCAGAACCACGGTGACCTGTACGCGCCCGGCACCGAGACCCACGCGCTGACGTACTACAAGCACCCGTCCGGCTCGCTGGTGTTCGGCGCGGGCACGGTGCAGTGGGCGTGGGGCCTCGACGACGAGCACGCGTTCCTCACCAACACCCCGACCTCCGACATCCGGATGCAGCAGGCCACGGTGAACTTCCTGGCCGACATGGGTGTCCAGGCCGGTTCGCTGATGCAGGGCCTCACCCAGACCGGCGGTATCACCGACACCGCGGCCCCCGTGGTCACCTACACCACGGTGCCGACGGTGTCGACCGTGAGCACGCAGTACACGTTCAAGGGCCAGGTCACCGACGCCGCCGGTCAGGTCGCGGGCGTCGAGGTGTCCACCGACGGCGGCGTGCGCTGGCACCCGGCCGGGTGGCAGGCGGGTCAGACCCAGTGGTCCTACAGCTACACGCCCGCCGCGTCCGGTCCCGCGCAGATCCGGGTGCGCGCGGTGGACGATTCGCTGAACCTGTCCACGCCCGTGTCGGCGTCACCGGGTGTCGGGGCGCGCACGTGCCCGTGCGGGATCTTCGCCGACCACGAGAGCCCCAAGACCCCGGACAGCGCGGACGGGTCCGCGCTGGAACTGGGCGTCAAGTGGCGGGCGGGCACCGACGGGTACGTCCGGGGTGTCCGGTTCTACAAGGGCCCCAACAACACCGGTACGCACACCGGCACGCTGTGGGGTCCCGACAAGCGGCAACTCGCCACCGGGACGTTCGTCAACGAGACCCCGTCCGGGTGGCAGACCTTGCTGTTCCCGGTGCCGGTCGCGGTGACCGGCGGCACCACCTACGTGGTGTCCTACCTGTCCCCCACCGGGCACTTCTCGGTCGACACCGAGTACTTCAGCCGCACCTCGAAGTACCTCGAACCGCTGACCGGCCTGCAAACCGGGGTGGACGGCAAGAACGGCGTGTTCCGGGGTGGCGCGGGCTACCCCGAGGCGTCGTCGCAGGACAGCAACTACTGGGTCGACGTGGTGTGGGCGCCGGACCCCGGCCCCGACACCCGCGCGCCCGAGCTGACCGGGACCACGCCGCAGAGCAGCGCGGCCAGCGTGTCGCTGACCCCGACGCTGACCGCGACCTACGACGAGGCCGTGGACCCGAGTTCGCTCCAGTTCACCCTCACCGGACCGGGCGGGGCTTCGATCGCCGGCACGTCCTCGGTGACCCCCAACGGGTTGGCGGCGCGGTTCACACCGACCGACCCGCTGACCCCGGGCACCGGCTACACAGCGTCGGTGCGGGTCCGCGATGCGGCGGGCAACCAGACGGCCGTGCACCCCTGGCCGTTCACCACCGGCGCACTGCGGCCGGCGGCGTGCCCGTGCACGGTGTGGGACGACTTCATCGACCCGGACGTGCTCAGCGCACCCGAGAACACCCCGGTCGAACTCGGCACCAAGGTGCGGTTCAACGGCAAGGGCGAGGTCCTGGGCGTCCGCTTCTACAAGGGCCCCGGCAACGGCGGCACGCACACCGGGTCGCTGTGGTCGTCCACCGGCCTGCTGCTGGCGACCGGGACGTTCACCGGCGAGACCGCGAGCGGGTGGCAGACGCTGACGTTCTCCTCGCCGGTGATCGTGCAGGCGAACACGACCTACGTCGTGTCGTACTTCGCACCGCAGGGCCACTACTCGGCGACACCGGCCTACTTCGCCACAGGCCGGTCGTACAACGCGTTGCGCGCGTTGGCCGGCGGCGTCGACGGGCCCAACGGCGTGTACCGGTACAACAGCACCGGCTTCCCGACGTCGAGCCACAACTCCACGAACTACTGGGTCGACGTGATCTACAAGAACGGGCTCAACGGCGACACCACACCGCCGACGCTCACCACCCGCACGCCCCCGGAGAACGCGACCGACGTCGGGCTCGGGTCGCCGCTGTCGCTCGGGTTCTCCGAAGCGATGGACCCGGCGTCGACGCAGATCTGGCTCACCGACCCCGGTCGCGCGAAGCTCGACGGCACGGTGGCGCTGTCCGGCGACCAGAAGACCGTGACGTGGACGCCGATCGGGGCGTTGAAACCCAACACGAAGTACAAGGCGCACGTGCTCGTCGCGGACGTCAACGGCAACGCGATGACGGACACGGCGTCGTGGACGTTCACCACGACGTCGACACCGTCCTGCCCGTGCTCGCTGTTCAGCACGGCGACCGTGCCGGAAGTGACGGCCGCGCAGGACAACGGCCTGTACGAGCTGGGCGTCCGGTTCACGCCGACGCGCAGCGGCAAGATCACCGGTGTCAAGTTCTACAAGGGAGTCGAGAACACCGGGACGCACACCGGCACCCTGTGGACGCGCAACGGCACGCCGCTCGCGACCGGGACGTTCACCGGCGAGACCGTGAGCGGGTGGCAGACCTTGACCTTCGCCCAGCCGGTGGTGGTCGCGCCGGGCCTGACCTACGTCGCGTCGTACACCGCGCCGAGCGGGCGGTACGCGATCGACGCGGGGTACTTCCAGACCACGGGCGTGGACGCGCCGCCGCTGCGGGCGTCCCAGACCGGGTACGACAACCCCAACGGCGTGTTCATGGTCGGCGGTGGCTTCCCGACCCTGAGCCACCAGGGCAACAACTACTGGGTGGACGTCGACTACGTGCCCGGCAGTGACACCACGCCGCCCGCGCACACCGGCCACACGCCGCTCAGCGACGCCGTGTCGGTGGGCCTGACCAGCCATGTGACCGCCTCGTTCGACGAGCCGATCGACCTGACCAACACCACGTTCGCGGTCACCGATCCCGGCGGCGCGACCATCCGGGGCGAGCTGAGCCGGTCGGTCGACCAGCAGACCGTGGTGTGGACGCCGAACACCGCACCGCTCGCGGGCTCCACCCGTTACACGGTGACGGTGGTGGCGGCGGATGCCGGCGGCAACGTCATGGTGAGCCCGTCGACGTGGTCGTTCACCACGGCGGCGGCGGCAGGCTGCCCGTGCTCGCTGTTCAGCGCGGCCACCGTGCCCACGGTGCCGTCGACCCCGGAGACCGCGGCCTACGAACTGGGGGTGCGGTTCACGCCGTCGGTGAACGGGTTCGTCACGGGCGTGAAGTTCTACAAGGGCAACGACAACACCGGCGAGCACCACGGTTCGGTGTGGTCGGTCGACGGGACGTTGCTCACGACCGGCACGTTCACCGGCGAGTCGAGTTCGGGGTGGCAGACCCTGACCTTCACGACACCGCTGGCGGTCACGGCGGGGACGACGTACATCGCGTCCTACCTGGCGCCCAACGGGCACTATTCGGTCAACGAGGGGTACTTCGCGGGTCGCTCCGTGACGTCACCGCCGCTGACCGCGCCCGCGACCGTCGAGGGAGCGCTCAACGGCCTGTACCGGGTCGGCGCGGGCTTCCCGAACACCAGCCACCAGGGCAACCACTACTGGGTCGACGTGGTCTTCACGACCGGCTAG
- a CDS encoding methyltransferase, protein MPLNLPPGDGPPSFPDLLTAAGYRAMAAGLRLGAFAALAGGPLAGPDLAAKLGTDPRGTALLADALVAFGYLEHGPDGYANTAMTAKWLSDDGYSQVDRFWSTVLFESWGELEQSVRTGRPALDFYRWLADRPETLARFQGMLSGMASSIVPEAVELVPVGDRLLDVGGGHAKYSIGLCAAHPGLRATVVDLPDALAVGGRAVAEAGLADRITLREGDYDEIDLGTGYDTALLFNVVHGRTAEANRALLERVAAALNPGGAVVLLEPDEHSDDQATDVFARVFSLNLFHGQGGQVYAAEEIGSWLADTGFHGTTTHPLRSMPGQSLIVARTSA, encoded by the coding sequence ATGCCACTGAATCTCCCCCCGGGCGACGGCCCGCCGTCCTTCCCGGACCTGCTGACCGCGGCCGGGTACCGGGCGATGGCGGCGGGGCTGCGGCTGGGCGCGTTCGCCGCGCTGGCCGGCGGCCCGCTGGCCGGGCCGGACCTCGCGGCGAAGCTCGGCACCGACCCGCGCGGCACCGCGCTGCTGGCCGACGCGCTGGTCGCGTTCGGTTACCTGGAGCACGGCCCGGACGGCTACGCCAACACCGCGATGACCGCGAAGTGGCTGTCCGACGACGGGTACAGCCAGGTCGACCGGTTCTGGTCCACGGTGCTGTTCGAGTCCTGGGGCGAGCTGGAGCAGTCGGTGCGCACCGGCCGGCCCGCGCTGGACTTCTACCGCTGGCTGGCCGACCGGCCGGAGACGTTGGCCCGGTTCCAGGGGATGCTGTCCGGGATGGCGTCCTCGATCGTGCCGGAGGCCGTCGAGCTGGTGCCGGTCGGCGATCGGCTGCTGGACGTCGGCGGCGGGCACGCCAAGTACTCGATCGGCCTGTGCGCGGCGCACCCGGGCCTGCGGGCGACCGTGGTCGACCTGCCCGACGCGCTGGCGGTCGGCGGCCGGGCGGTCGCCGAGGCCGGGCTGGCCGACCGGATCACCTTGCGCGAAGGCGACTACGACGAGATCGACCTGGGCACGGGCTACGACACCGCGCTGCTGTTCAACGTGGTGCACGGCCGCACGGCGGAGGCGAACCGCGCGCTGCTGGAACGGGTCGCGGCGGCGTTGAACCCCGGTGGCGCGGTGGTGCTGCTGGAACCGGACGAGCATTCCGACGACCAGGCCACCGACGTGTTCGCGCGGGTGTTCAGCCTCAACCTGTTCCACGGCCAGGGCGGTCAGGTCTACGCTGCCGAGGAGATCGGGTCCTGGCTCGCCGACACGGGTTTCCACGGCACCACAACGCATCCGCTGCGTTCGATGCCCGGTCAGTCGCTCATCGTCGCCCGCACGTCTGCGTAG